In Psychrobacter immobilis, a single genomic region encodes these proteins:
- a CDS encoding ATP-binding protein: MTKQPHIPTSQLSRDANKKDANNMATPIIELKSTKSATADAPHPCFIDIKQRCLVTAEQLKRYSDPDELPSDTRTAPDLDVGFGQQRALKALQTALDIKASGYHVFAAGENGLGKRTVISRLLTRIAADAPTPDDWVYVHNFTDPRTPLALRLPAGQASLLQQQVNQLWQQAKKRLSQRFRSDQYQSKIEAIKNDTHQKESQAYDVLNAEGKQYDLALTFRSFDNKAVFVHPSQLAIETSGGDDKLSASHKNKSVSDNSSKASISSTEYNDPINAERNENNTEYGNSEYGNSEYEAELNNFVQKNHMQKRLSQLTIALEQLEDEANDAIEALHRNIARRALQPLFAPVYEQFASHPLVVDYLKTVFADMVTHVERIVNGDDEEFVTAVLATTPSRYAVNVIVNHTPEDGAPVIFEDLPTHLNLLGHVEQITQLGTVTTDVSMIRAGALHRANGGYLLLEASHLLEHPYAWQGLKRALQSRKIKLSSLEQMLTLTGSLSLAPAPIDLDVKVILLGEADLYYELLELEPEFDAVFKVRADFHDDVPRSSEHELALVAKMADIIDYANLYPFDRSAQAALLEHLSLQAEDQDRLSLHSDLLIKLLHESNRHAHLSGKNIVNAYHVTQAIDDMDERSGYLRDLYWDELKNGQQLIQTQGSAVGQVNALTVVSYADSEFGMPARLTAVIQPNIGTGEILDIERDVDLGGSLHAKGMLIMTSYLRALFSQHHALNFSASLAFEQSYAHIDGDSATVSEGCALLSALANVPIDQSFAITGSMNQLGEVQAVGGINSKIAGFFDACREQELTGQQGVVIPMANVKQLMLRDDIIAAVKANEFHIYGVYTLSEALTLMTGLPIDTMNKKGRYRKDTLFGKVLSRLMLWDENQDNNDDGIDDKKSKKKQKTKRQKKRDKRKKEKHKDKAEHNEVVINDDQGINQGIDNNATKTPIDAI; this comes from the coding sequence ATGACCAAACAGCCACACATCCCTACCTCTCAATTATCAAGAGATGCTAATAAAAAAGACGCTAATAATATGGCAACACCCATCATTGAATTAAAAAGCACCAAATCAGCAACAGCGGATGCACCGCATCCATGCTTTATTGATATCAAGCAGCGCTGCCTTGTCACCGCTGAGCAATTAAAACGCTATAGCGACCCTGATGAATTACCCTCGGATACCCGTACGGCACCAGATCTAGACGTGGGCTTTGGTCAGCAGCGTGCCCTAAAAGCCTTACAAACAGCTTTGGATATCAAAGCCAGTGGCTATCATGTGTTTGCTGCTGGTGAAAATGGCTTGGGCAAACGCACCGTCATCAGCCGCTTGCTAACGCGTATTGCCGCCGATGCACCCACACCTGACGACTGGGTATATGTGCATAATTTCACCGATCCACGCACCCCTTTAGCGCTGCGACTACCTGCGGGGCAAGCCTCTTTATTGCAGCAGCAAGTCAATCAATTATGGCAACAAGCCAAAAAACGATTGAGCCAACGCTTTCGTAGTGACCAATATCAAAGCAAAATCGAAGCCATCAAAAATGACACGCATCAAAAAGAAAGTCAGGCTTATGATGTGCTCAATGCGGAAGGCAAACAATATGATTTGGCGTTGACGTTTCGCTCCTTTGATAATAAAGCGGTGTTTGTCCATCCCAGTCAACTCGCGATAGAAACTAGTGGTGGTGATGATAAATTATCTGCTAGCCATAAAAATAAATCCGTGAGCGATAATAGTAGCAAAGCGAGCATTTCTAGCACCGAGTATAACGATCCTATTAATGCAGAGCGGAATGAAAACAATACTGAATACGGCAATAGTGAATACGGCAATAGTGAATACGAAGCGGAGTTAAATAACTTTGTCCAAAAAAACCATATGCAAAAACGCTTAAGTCAGTTGACCATCGCGTTAGAGCAGTTAGAGGACGAAGCCAATGATGCGATAGAAGCCCTGCATCGCAATATTGCACGTCGTGCATTACAACCGTTATTTGCCCCTGTTTATGAGCAATTTGCCAGTCACCCACTGGTCGTTGATTATCTCAAGACCGTATTTGCCGACATGGTTACGCATGTCGAGCGCATCGTCAATGGCGATGACGAAGAATTTGTGACAGCAGTTTTGGCCACGACCCCAAGTCGCTATGCGGTCAACGTCATTGTCAATCACACCCCAGAAGATGGCGCACCTGTCATCTTTGAGGACTTACCGACGCACTTGAACTTGTTGGGTCATGTCGAGCAAATCACCCAATTGGGCACGGTCACCACTGATGTCAGTATGATTAGAGCAGGTGCTCTACACCGTGCCAATGGTGGTTATTTACTATTAGAAGCGAGTCACTTACTTGAGCATCCGTATGCTTGGCAGGGTCTCAAGCGCGCACTACAATCACGCAAAATCAAACTCTCAAGCCTTGAACAAATGCTGACCCTAACAGGCAGCTTATCGTTAGCACCTGCCCCCATTGACCTTGATGTTAAAGTGATTTTGCTTGGTGAAGCAGACTTATATTATGAGCTGTTAGAGCTTGAGCCTGAGTTTGATGCGGTATTTAAAGTACGTGCAGATTTTCACGATGATGTGCCTCGCAGCAGTGAGCACGAATTGGCGTTAGTCGCGAAAATGGCTGACATCATTGACTATGCCAATCTCTATCCGTTTGATCGTAGCGCGCAAGCTGCCCTACTTGAGCATTTAAGCTTACAAGCAGAAGACCAAGACCGCTTAAGCTTGCACAGTGATTTATTAATCAAGCTGTTGCATGAGTCTAACCGCCACGCGCATTTAAGCGGAAAAAACATTGTTAATGCATATCATGTCACACAAGCCATCGATGATATGGACGAGCGTTCAGGATACCTGCGTGACCTCTATTGGGATGAGCTCAAAAATGGTCAGCAGCTTATTCAAACCCAAGGTAGCGCTGTCGGACAAGTCAATGCGCTGACAGTGGTCAGCTATGCCGATAGCGAGTTTGGCATGCCCGCCCGCTTGACTGCCGTCATTCAACCAAATATCGGTACGGGTGAAATTCTCGATATCGAGCGTGATGTAGATTTGGGCGGTAGTTTACACGCCAAAGGCATGCTGATTATGACCAGCTATTTGCGCGCCTTATTCAGCCAACATCATGCGCTCAACTTTAGCGCCTCGCTCGCTTTTGAACAAAGCTACGCCCATATCGATGGCGATAGTGCCACCGTCAGCGAAGGCTGTGCGCTGCTATCTGCCTTGGCAAACGTTCCAATCGATCAATCATTTGCCATTACTGGCTCTATGAACCAATTGGGTGAAGTGCAAGCGGTTGGTGGCATCAATTCTAAAATCGCTGGATTCTTTGATGCATGCCGCGAGCAAGAATTGACTGGGCAGCAAGGCGTGGTCATTCCAATGGCCAATGTCAAACAGCTCATGCTGCGTGACGACATCATTGCTGCCGTCAAAGCGAACGAATTTCATATTTATGGTGTCTATACACTGAGCGAAGCATTGACGCTGATGACTGGTTTGCCTATCGATACCATGAACAAAAAAGGTCGCTATCGTAAAGACACGTTGTTTGGTAAAGTCTTAAGTCGTCTGATGTTATGGGATGAAAATCAAGATAACAATGACGATGGTATTGATGATAAAAAGTCCAAAAAGAAGCAGAAAACAAAACGTCAAAAAAAACGGGACAAGAGAAAAAAAGAAAAACACAAAGACAAGGCGGAGCACAACGAAGTCGTTATAAATGATGATCAAGGCATCAATCAGGGTATTGATAACAATGCCACTAAAACACCCATCGACGCCATATAA
- the rsmG gene encoding 16S rRNA (guanine(527)-N(7))-methyltransferase RsmG, which produces MSDFTKTSSSSANTGNIRIDPTGFVKLGAQLPALANTLAQAVNELKLSLSETQQRTLLLYLDQLLLWNKAYNLTAITDPEEALIKHIIDCLAIITHLPSGSLLDIGTGAGMPAVIIAICQPERQCTALDSNQKKIRFIKQISSELGLNNMQPIASRIEAHEASYDVVTSRAFASLIDFVEVAQPRLADNGYLCAMKGKAPSDEELQALDNDWHIKTIKLKVPRLHDSRHLIELSYKNV; this is translated from the coding sequence ATGTCAGACTTTACTAAAACATCTTCATCCTCTGCTAACACGGGCAATATCCGTATTGATCCGACTGGCTTTGTAAAGCTTGGCGCACAGCTGCCAGCGCTGGCGAATACCTTGGCACAAGCGGTCAATGAGCTCAAGTTATCCTTGAGTGAAACACAGCAGCGCACATTATTATTGTACTTAGACCAGCTTTTGTTGTGGAATAAAGCGTATAATCTGACCGCCATCACTGATCCAGAAGAGGCTTTGATCAAACATATAATTGATTGTTTGGCTATTATAACGCATTTACCGTCAGGGTCACTGTTAGATATTGGCACAGGAGCAGGGATGCCAGCGGTTATTATTGCGATTTGTCAGCCAGAGCGTCAATGCACCGCACTTGATAGTAATCAGAAAAAAATTCGCTTTATTAAGCAAATCAGCAGCGAGCTTGGCTTGAATAATATGCAGCCAATTGCTTCTCGTATCGAGGCGCATGAAGCCAGCTATGACGTTGTGACTTCTAGAGCCTTTGCCAGTTTGATTGATTTTGTTGAAGTGGCTCAGCCGCGCTTAGCAGATAACGGTTACCTATGCGCGATGAAAGGCAAAGCGCCAAGCGATGAAGAGCTACAAGCACTAGACAATGACTGGCATATTAAGACGATTAAGCTTAAAGTGCCTCGTTTACATGATAGTCGTCATTTAATTGAATTGTCCTATAAAAATGTCTAA